A window of the Dongshaea marina genome harbors these coding sequences:
- a CDS encoding LysE family translocator, whose translation MSFESAVTFFIAIFIFSVTPGPGVIALLARALRSGTRSCFWLAFGMACSDIVYLILACYGLAAVAHHWEDAFTLIRWMGAAYLIYLGWKMWRTSDQLMDEASFQGAGGKMSFLSGFMISASNPKVILFYIAFLPTFMDVTQLNSQGIALAAVLTLVALMSGLMLVSYAAASARRLLHSPRSARRINRLAASIMLGAGSFLAIKG comes from the coding sequence GTGTCTTTTGAAAGCGCAGTGACATTTTTTATCGCAATTTTTATTTTTTCTGTGACCCCCGGGCCTGGAGTTATCGCTCTATTGGCCCGGGCACTGAGATCCGGGACGCGCTCCTGTTTTTGGCTTGCGTTTGGTATGGCTTGTAGTGATATCGTCTACTTGATCCTTGCCTGTTATGGTCTGGCTGCAGTGGCACACCACTGGGAGGATGCTTTTACCCTGATCCGCTGGATGGGGGCCGCTTATCTCATCTATTTGGGGTGGAAAATGTGGCGAACCTCGGATCAGCTGATGGATGAAGCAAGCTTTCAGGGAGCAGGTGGCAAGATGAGTTTTCTAAGTGGATTTATGATCTCCGCTTCTAACCCCAAGGTGATCCTGTTTTATATCGCCTTCCTGCCCACCTTCATGGATGTGACCCAGCTTAACTCCCAGGGAATCGCTCTGGCCGCTGTGCTGACCCTGGTTGCACTGATGTCTGGCCTGATGCTGGTATCCTATGCCGCAGCCTCGGCGCGCCGGCTGCTGCACTCCCCGAGGAGTGCTCGCCGGATCAACCGGCTTGCGGCCTCGATTATGCTGGGGGCAGGGTCCTTTCTGGCGATTAAAGGCTAG
- a CDS encoding PfkB family carbohydrate kinase, with translation MTQREQQLLALLRDDPMISQQQLAQNLGISRSAVASHIMNLTRKGLILGKGYVLSEPTYAVVVGGANIDICGRGMQQLDLGESNPGGVTISAGGVARNVAENLARLGQQVRLISAVGCDPHGDRLLQDTRASGVDTSLVLQLPDQATSVYLSLLNPDGELHTAVNDMAIVEQLSAELVYSHRSLLSHASLIIADCNLPQETLEAITDSAPGVPLFVDTVSRCKASKIQPLLSKIHTLKPNRAEAEYLSGIAFNTPKDLKRIGDWFHQQGVQRLCLSLGEQGCYLSSQGCEPLQLKAHSVELCNANGAGDALLGALAHAHLEGWEDERALRFGLAAAELTLSDPQTIHPRLSQTTIEQRLEAFAC, from the coding sequence ATGACGCAACGAGAGCAACAACTCCTGGCCCTGCTACGTGATGATCCGATGATCTCACAGCAGCAGCTTGCCCAAAACCTTGGGATCAGCCGTTCGGCGGTTGCCAGTCACATCATGAATCTGACCCGTAAGGGATTGATCCTGGGCAAGGGCTATGTCCTGTCTGAGCCCACCTATGCGGTGGTCGTGGGTGGAGCCAATATCGATATCTGTGGCCGTGGGATGCAGCAACTGGATCTGGGTGAGTCGAACCCTGGTGGGGTCACTATCTCGGCCGGCGGGGTTGCCCGTAATGTGGCCGAAAACCTGGCAAGGCTCGGGCAGCAGGTGCGCCTTATCAGTGCGGTCGGTTGCGATCCCCATGGAGATCGCTTATTGCAGGATACCCGGGCCAGTGGTGTGGATACCTCTTTGGTCCTGCAGTTGCCAGACCAAGCAACCTCTGTATACCTCTCTTTATTGAACCCCGATGGTGAGCTGCATACCGCGGTCAATGATATGGCGATCGTTGAGCAGTTATCAGCAGAGCTGGTCTATTCTCACCGCAGCCTGCTGAGCCATGCTTCATTGATTATTGCCGATTGCAACCTGCCTCAGGAAACCCTGGAAGCGATAACCGACAGCGCCCCCGGTGTGCCGCTGTTTGTGGATACCGTATCCCGTTGTAAGGCATCAAAAATCCAGCCACTCTTAAGTAAAATTCATACTCTCAAGCCCAATCGGGCCGAGGCCGAGTACTTAAGTGGGATCGCCTTTAATACCCCCAAAGATCTCAAGCGGATCGGTGACTGGTTTCACCAGCAAGGTGTACAGAGGCTTTGCCTGAGCCTGGGAGAGCAGGGGTGCTACCTGAGTTCTCAGGGCTGCGAACCATTACAGCTCAAGGCCCACAGCGTGGAGCTGTGCAACGCCAATGGTGCGGGTGATGCGTTGCTCGGCGCCCTGGCCCATGCCCACCTGGAGGGCTGGGAGGATGAAAGAGCGCTGCGCTTTGGATTAGCCGCTGCTGAGCTGACCCTCTCCGATCCGCAAACCATTCACCCTAGATTATCTCAAACGACCATTGAACAACGCCTGGAGGCCTTCGCATGTTAA
- a CDS encoding thymidine kinase: MASLHYKYAAMNSGKSTQLIQAHFNYCERGMRPLAMLPAIDDRYGEGVIAARVGLQLDVETFHNDTNLFDAIATHHANETIDVFIVDEAQFLTKTQVYQLAQVVDQLKIPVIAYGLKSDFRGELFEGSYHLLCLADKLEEIKTICWCGNKAHMNARVAENGEVLHHGEQIEIGGNERYVALCRKHYIEGKAFA, from the coding sequence ATGGCTTCTCTTCACTACAAATATGCCGCGATGAACTCAGGGAAATCCACCCAGTTGATCCAGGCACACTTTAACTATTGTGAGCGCGGGATGCGCCCCCTGGCGATGCTTCCGGCGATCGATGATCGCTATGGTGAGGGCGTTATCGCAGCACGCGTTGGCTTGCAGCTGGATGTCGAAACCTTCCACAATGACACCAACCTGTTTGATGCAATCGCCACCCATCATGCCAATGAAACCATCGATGTCTTTATCGTGGATGAGGCACAATTTCTGACCAAGACCCAGGTCTATCAACTGGCACAGGTGGTTGATCAGCTCAAGATCCCGGTGATCGCCTATGGGCTGAAGAGTGATTTTCGTGGCGAGCTGTTTGAAGGCTCCTATCACCTCTTATGCCTGGCCGATAAGCTCGAAGAGATCAAGACCATCTGCTGGTGTGGTAACAAGGCCCATATGAATGCCAGGGTCGCCGAAAATGGCGAGGTACTGCATCATGGTGAACAAATTGAGATCGGCGGAAACGAGCGTTATGTGGCTCTTTGCCGCAAGCATTATATCGAGGGTAAGGCTTTCGCCTGA
- a CDS encoding MFS transporter — protein MSKKAWALSTRTLLLAILILSTAQIGISIYMPSLPVMAKDFSTTPSQTQWLITIYLIGFGAAQLFYGPWSDAVGRKRVFIRGQLIYLGGCLLCLICGEHFGLLLVGRLLEGIGASSASILARCVISDRYQRQHLAKMMAWFTLVASLVRILIPALGGVLSDTWGWRAVFLCVAVYLLLVIALVCWLLDERDAGLPQGFSLAELWPRYRKVLANYSMLLPAVYVWLLYLTTVVSMSVLPFFIEKKFGLSVATFGKLMMIPALGLCVGSILVGSLRRYFGDYGTLAAGALSLALAGAWLVWQPLTLVQLIGAYTLMVLAKGLILPIGESMLLGCGSERNCSGAVVAVSGALKMTLVAGLTGLIINHWVADPLQLGEFYLLATVLVGG, from the coding sequence ATGTCAAAAAAAGCGTGGGCTCTGTCGACCCGAACGCTGCTGTTGGCGATCCTGATCCTATCGACCGCACAGATCGGCATCTCAATTTATATGCCGTCACTGCCGGTTATGGCAAAGGACTTTTCAACGACCCCCTCACAAACTCAATGGCTCATCACCATTTATCTCATCGGTTTTGGCGCAGCCCAGCTTTTTTATGGGCCCTGGTCCGATGCGGTGGGCCGTAAAAGGGTTTTTATCCGGGGGCAACTTATCTATCTGGGGGGATGCCTGCTCTGTCTCATCTGTGGGGAGCATTTTGGGCTGTTACTGGTTGGGCGCCTGTTGGAGGGCATCGGGGCTTCCAGTGCCTCCATCTTGGCCCGCTGTGTCATCAGTGATCGCTACCAGCGCCAGCACCTGGCGAAGATGATGGCCTGGTTTACCCTGGTCGCTTCCTTGGTGCGGATCCTGATCCCCGCTTTGGGTGGCGTGCTCAGTGATACCTGGGGATGGCGCGCGGTATTTCTCTGTGTAGCGGTTTACCTGTTGTTGGTTATAGCCCTGGTGTGCTGGCTTCTCGATGAGAGGGATGCCGGGTTACCCCAGGGATTTTCTCTGGCTGAATTGTGGCCTCGCTACCGGAAGGTGTTGGCTAATTACAGCATGCTGCTGCCCGCGGTGTATGTTTGGCTTCTTTATCTGACGACCGTGGTGTCTATGTCGGTCCTGCCATTTTTTATAGAGAAAAAATTTGGCTTGTCGGTGGCAACCTTTGGCAAGTTGATGATGATCCCGGCTCTCGGGCTCTGTGTTGGCAGCATTTTGGTGGGATCATTGCGCCGCTATTTCGGGGATTATGGGACTTTGGCTGCCGGAGCCCTGTCATTAGCCCTGGCAGGAGCCTGGTTGGTTTGGCAACCACTAACCCTGGTTCAGTTGATCGGAGCCTATACCCTGATGGTTCTGGCCAAGGGGTTGATTTTGCCGATAGGGGAGAGCATGCTGTTGGGGTGTGGCTCCGAACGAAACTGCTCGGGAGCTGTGGTTGCCGTATCCGGGGCCCTGAAGATGACCCTGGTTGCGGGGTTAACCGGCCTTATTATCAATCATTGGGTAGCGGATCCCCTGCAGCTTGGGGAGTTTTATCTGCTGGCAACCGTCCTGGTTGGGGGATGA
- a CDS encoding SulP family inorganic anion transporter codes for MLTNFKKNWLSNIRGDTLSGIVVALALIPEAIAFSIIAGVDPKVGLYASFCIAVVTALAGGRAGMISGATGAMALLMVTLVKEHGLQYLLCATLLTGVLQIIFGYLNLGNLIRFVSSSVVTGFVNSLAILIFMAQLPEITHAPMTVYALVGIGLLIIYLFPFIPLIGKLLPSPLICILILTLVSTYFELNVHTVGDMGQLPSTLPIFLWPQVPLTLHTLYIILPYSVALALVGLLESMMTVTIIDELTNTTSHRNRECKGQGLANIVSGMMGGMAGCAMIGQSMINIKSGGRSRLSTLFAGIFLLFMVLCLDNWIRQIPMAALVAIMIMVSIGTFSWDSILHLKRHPLTNNIIMLVTVVAVVATENLAIGVLIGVFLSALFFAQKIAHRMEVERVGEENSKVQTYRVRGHVFFASTERFISSFDSKEALDHVVIDLAGAHFWDICAMTALDKVVLKLQNQGAQIDLLHFDRAKADYFRHL; via the coding sequence ATGTTGACTAATTTCAAAAAAAACTGGCTATCCAATATTCGTGGTGACACTCTTTCAGGAATCGTTGTTGCACTTGCACTAATCCCAGAAGCAATCGCTTTTTCTATCATTGCCGGAGTCGATCCAAAAGTTGGGCTCTACGCCTCATTCTGTATTGCGGTGGTCACGGCTCTTGCCGGAGGAAGAGCAGGAATGATCTCCGGAGCCACTGGCGCAATGGCTTTGCTCATGGTCACCCTCGTCAAAGAGCATGGACTACAGTATTTACTTTGCGCAACCCTGTTGACAGGGGTGCTACAAATTATTTTCGGCTATCTCAACCTCGGTAATTTAATTCGTTTTGTCTCCAGCTCTGTGGTAACCGGATTTGTAAACTCTCTTGCAATTCTGATCTTTATGGCCCAGCTTCCTGAAATCACGCATGCCCCCATGACCGTGTATGCATTAGTAGGGATTGGCTTGTTGATCATATATCTTTTCCCCTTTATTCCACTGATTGGAAAGTTACTCCCCTCACCATTAATCTGTATCCTCATCTTGACTCTGGTATCCACATATTTTGAACTGAATGTGCATACTGTCGGAGATATGGGGCAGTTACCCAGCACTTTACCAATTTTTCTTTGGCCACAAGTGCCTTTAACCTTGCATACCCTGTATATCATCCTTCCCTACTCAGTTGCACTTGCGCTGGTTGGATTACTTGAGTCGATGATGACAGTAACCATTATCGACGAATTAACAAACACAACCAGTCATAGAAACCGTGAATGTAAAGGCCAGGGATTGGCAAACATTGTTTCCGGAATGATGGGAGGAATGGCTGGATGTGCAATGATAGGTCAATCTATGATCAATATTAAATCCGGTGGCCGTAGTCGACTTTCAACATTATTTGCAGGCATCTTTCTTTTATTCATGGTGCTTTGTTTGGATAATTGGATCCGTCAGATCCCTATGGCAGCATTAGTAGCTATCATGATCATGGTGTCCATAGGAACCTTCTCCTGGGATTCGATCCTTCATCTGAAACGACACCCGCTCACAAATAATATCATCATGTTAGTCACAGTCGTTGCTGTGGTTGCAACGGAAAACCTGGCTATCGGAGTCTTGATTGGCGTATTTCTTAGTGCGTTATTTTTCGCACAAAAAATTGCACATCGGATGGAGGTTGAAAGAGTCGGTGAAGAGAACAGTAAAGTGCAAACGTACAGGGTCAGAGGCCATGTATTCTTCGCCTCGACAGAACGATTCATCTCCTCTTTTGACTCTAAGGAAGCATTAGACCATGTGGTTATCGACCTTGCCGGCGCCCACTTTTGGGATATTTGTGCGATGACGGCCCTCGATAAAGTCGTACTCAAACTCCAGAATCAGGGAGCACAAATTGATCTACTCCATTTTGATAGAGCCAAAGCAGACTATTTCAGGCACCTATAG